Part of the Meiothermus cerbereus DSM 11376 genome, GCATAGCGAAAAGGGCAGGGTCAGGTTTCCCTCTCTAAAGCCTTCAGGGAGGCCTGGTACAGTTTATCGATGTCGGTCTCCCCTGTTTCGAGCTGGTGGTCGTAGGCGGCCTGAAGCATCCGGCTGAAGATCTTGCCAGGCTGGTGTCCCCGCTCAATTAGGTGGCGACCTAGCAAAATGGGCTTTACCGGTATGGGCTGGGGTTCAAAAAACTTCCAGGACTCTTTGGGCCGACGCTCGGCTCCGTCCGCTTCATAAAGGGCTTTCAGGGCAGGCAAATGCGGCCCGGCCTGGGCCTGAAACTTGCGGATGGCCTGAGGGGTGGGCCTGGCAAAGACCGGCACCATGTGTAAAGCGGTGGTAACCACCAGCTCGTCCCGCAGGTGGTTGGGCAGGCGCAGGTCGCGGGCAATGCGGGGGATCAGGGCTGCACCCACCCGCTCATGGCCGTGAAAGCTGTACCAGCCCTCGGGCCTCCATTGGGCGGTATCTTTTTTGCCGATATCGTGCAGCAGGGCGTGCCAGCGATAGGGGGGCGCGGCCCGATCCACCACCTGCAACACATGGGTCAGCACGTCCCCTTCGGGGTGCCAGCGGGGGTTTTGCAAGAGCAGGTGAGTATCTTCGAATTCGGGGATAAGCCGCTGAAGAATATCGAGATCGTATAAGTAGCGCAGGAACCGGCTAGGAACACCGTTCTCAAAAGCCTTGTTGAACTCCGCCGTAACCCGCTCGATGGCTACGTGGGAAAGCACCTCTGGCGCAGCTTCACGGGCGGCCTGTAGGGTGGCCGGTTCTATCTTAAAGCCATAGCGGGCAACAAAGCGACCGGCCCGGATAACCCGCAGATAGTCCTCACGAAAGCGCCGGCGAGGTTCGCCCACGGCCCTGATCAGGCCGGCCTCGAGGTCCTGCTGTCCCCCATAGGGGTCAATCACCCGACCTGAAGCGTTCATGGCGATAGCCCCGATGGTGAAATCACGCCGGGACAGGTCTTCCTCGATGCTTTTGCCCCAGGCCACCCGGGCCCTGCGACCAAAGGTTTCCACGTCGCGGCGAAAGGTGGTGACCTCGTAGGGGTGGTGGTCAATCAGGATTGTTACGGTACCATGTTCGATTCCGGTGGGAATGGCCTCGAGGCCATGGGCTTTGGCCAGGCGCATCACCTCCTCCGGGGGCGCTGAAGTGGCAAAATCCAGGTCTTCGGGCTTCTGGCCCATCAAAATATCGCGCACCGCACCCCCCACCAAGTAGAGGTCGGGCAAAAAAGAAAGCTTTTGCAGTATGGGGCGAAATTCCATAGACCTTCAACGCATATCTTCGACAGGCCAGTCCGCTGGCTACTCTACCAGTGATTTTCCTTTGCGCCATCCGTCGGCGCTCAAGCCCACCCCGCCAGCAGGTCGTCCACCGGCATGGCCGGGAAAGCCCCCCGCAGCCCGCCCAGCACAAAGGTCTCTTCTTCCAGGATACCCGGCCAGTCGCGCAACAGCTCGGCAAAGTTTTCCTCTGGCCCGGCCTGGGAAGCATGGGCCAACACGGCCGCCCGGATGGTCTCGGCATAGGGGCGGACATCTACCCTTACCGCCACCGAGCTGGCCGAAACCCCGTAGCGGTCGGGGTCGAAGCGGGTCTGGGCCAGCCGCTCTTTTGAACGCACGGGGAAGAACAGGCGCAAAGGTGGTGCCGCCATGCGGTTGCCCGCCCGCCAGAAAGCGCCCAGGGTGGCGCGGTGAAGGTGGATGTGGTCGGCATGGCCGTAATAACCATGCGGGTCGAACCCAATGACCACCTGCGGTTCTATCCGGATCAGGTGGTTCAGAAGGGTATCTTCGATCTGCTGTAAGTCCTGGTGGATAAAGCCCGCAGGGTTGGCCAGGGCCACCTCGAGCGGATAGCCTGAGTCCTGGTAGTTCAAAAAGATGGGTGGGCGTATCCCCAGGATGGCGCAGGCGGCCTCGAGCTCCTTCTGGCGCAGCTTACCCAGGGCCTCGCCTTTAGGGTATAGCGCAGCGTCAATGGCCGGGTGCCGGATGCGACCCTGCTCCCCGCGCGTAGCGCAAATCAGGTAAACTTCGTGCCCTAAAGCGGCATATTTGGCAAGGGTTCCCGCACAGAAAAACGATTCGTCGTCGGGGTGGGCGAAGATGGCGAGTAGACGCATACAGGCCCCAGTCTAAAATACCGGCTTCACAGAGATGCCTATCCACCGCGCCTGGGCCAGGCGCCTTCCCTGCGGCCGGGTTTATCTGCGCCCACACCCAGGCTTTTTGCACACAGCCTTCGGCCAAAACCAAAACGTTGCGGGTCTTTGACCCGCCTATGACCCCTGGGCACGCAGCTTGAAGCGCTGGATCTTCCCAGTGGTGGTCATGGGAAGCTCCTCCACAAAGTGGATGGCTCGAGGACAGGCATACTGCCCGACCCGGTTACACACCTCCTGCTGCAGGGCCTGCACCAGCCGCTCGTCCGCATTTTGCCCTGGGTGCAGCTTGACATAAGCCACCACCCGTTGGCCCCGTTCGGGGTCGGGCTGGCCCACCACCGCCGCCATCGCCACCGCGGGGTGCCGGAGCAGGGCCTCCTCTACCTCGAAGGGGCTGATGCGATAAGCGGCAGCCTTGATGAGGTCGTCCTTGCGGGCTTTGAACCAGAAGTAACCCTCTTCGTCCCGCACCGCCAGGTCGCCGGTGCGAAGATAAGGCCCGATGAACTTCTCGCGCGTAGCCGCTGGGTTGTTCCAGTATTGCAAAAAGGCCACCGGGTCGGGAGTCTTCAGGGCCACCTCCCCGACCTCGCCGGGGGGTAGCGGGTTGCCTTCCTCGTCAATTACCACCACCTGATGCCCCGGATAGGGCTTCCCCATCGAGCCAGGGCGGATGGGGTCCACCCTATAGCTATTCCCGATCAGCAGGTTGGCCTCGGTCTGGCCGTAGAATTCGTTCACCAGAAGGCCAAAGTTCTCCCGTGACCACGCCTGTAGCTCCTCACCCAAGGGCTCACCGCCGGCGTGGATGCTTTTTAGCTGGGGCAGCTTGGCAATCGGCCCCAGCCCACGCAACAGCTTGAGCGCAGTAGGGAAAAGAAAGGTGTGGGTCACCCCTTGCTGGCGCATCAGCGCGAGGGCCTCCTCTGGGTCGAAGCGGCTGGCCCGGTAGGCTACCACGGTGTAACCGTAAAACCAGGCCGGAAACAGCACGTCCAGGAGACCACCGATCCAGGCCCAGTCGG contains:
- a CDS encoding AMP-binding protein — encoded protein: MGVEPTHYQLEPLPRDELARKFRWTIGPRFNLATDTVDRVAIAHQSRIALIEAGGRRVRYGELREWSNRLANALRGLGVKDGERVGLLMRQSLECALAHLAVYKLGAIALPLSTLFGQDALQYRLEHSGARYLIAERAVLEALQEALPEGMRVIYADELLALAQAASAHFLPTPTPSEAPAILIYTSGTTGKPKGALLAQRALLGHLPGFYLYSNFPESEAVYWSPADWAWIGGLLDVLFPAWFYGYTVVAYRASRFDPEEALALMRQQGVTHTFLFPTALKLLRGLGPIAKLPQLKSIHAGGEPLGEELQAWSRENFGLLVNEFYGQTEANLLIGNSYRVDPIRPGSMGKPYPGHQVVVIDEEGNPLPPGEVGEVALKTPDPVAFLQYWNNPAATREKFIGPYLRTGDLAVRDEEGYFWFKARKDDLIKAAAYRISPFEVEEALLRHPAVAMAAVVGQPDPERGQRVVAYVKLHPGQNADERLVQALQQEVCNRVGQYACPRAIHFVEELPMTTTGKIQRFKLRAQGS
- a CDS encoding CCA tRNA nucleotidyltransferase; this encodes MEFRPILQKLSFLPDLYLVGGAVRDILMGQKPEDLDFATSAPPEEVMRLAKAHGLEAIPTGIEHGTVTILIDHHPYEVTTFRRDVETFGRRARVAWGKSIEEDLSRRDFTIGAIAMNASGRVIDPYGGQQDLEAGLIRAVGEPRRRFREDYLRVIRAGRFVARYGFKIEPATLQAAREAAPEVLSHVAIERVTAEFNKAFENGVPSRFLRYLYDLDILQRLIPEFEDTHLLLQNPRWHPEGDVLTHVLQVVDRAAPPYRWHALLHDIGKKDTAQWRPEGWYSFHGHERVGAALIPRIARDLRLPNHLRDELVVTTALHMVPVFARPTPQAIRKFQAQAGPHLPALKALYEADGAERRPKESWKFFEPQPIPVKPILLGRHLIERGHQPGKIFSRMLQAAYDHQLETGETDIDKLYQASLKALERET
- a CDS encoding PIG-L deacetylase family protein, whose protein sequence is MRLLAIFAHPDDESFFCAGTLAKYAALGHEVYLICATRGEQGRIRHPAIDAALYPKGEALGKLRQKELEAACAILGIRPPIFLNYQDSGYPLEVALANPAGFIHQDLQQIEDTLLNHLIRIEPQVVIGFDPHGYYGHADHIHLHRATLGAFWRAGNRMAAPPLRLFFPVRSKERLAQTRFDPDRYGVSASSVAVRVDVRPYAETIRAAVLAHASQAGPEENFAELLRDWPGILEEETFVLGGLRGAFPAMPVDDLLAGWA